Proteins from a genomic interval of Physeter macrocephalus isolate SW-GA chromosome 21, ASM283717v5, whole genome shotgun sequence:
- the RIPPLY1 gene encoding protein ripply1 isoform X1: MDPAACAPAPALAPASAPALARRPLALPGLGNPSPLLSSGQEVDRSERGACLWRPWLSSTNDLPRQVRKPVDLAAGGATGAEVTKVDSEFHHPVRLFWPKSRSFDYLYSDGEILLQNFPVQATINLYEDSASEEEDDEEEEGKEQEEEEADEKGPKGCVKAPGPAVHRASAPPPSLLLTCPN, translated from the exons ATGGACCCTGCTGCTTGCGCCCCAGCCCCGGCCCTGGCCCCGGCCTCAGCTCCAGCCCTAGCACGACGCCCCCTGGCGCTCCCTGGCCTGGGAAACCCATCGCCCCTTCTCTCCTCTGGACAAGAGGTAGACAGAAGTGAACG AGGAGCTTGTCTTTGGAGACCCTGGCTGTCCTCTACAAATGACCTCCCAAGGCAGGTGAGGAAACCTGTGGATTTG GCTGCCGGTGGGGCAACAGGTGCCGAGGTCACCAAGGTTGACTCTGAGTTCCATCACCCTGTCAG GCTCTTCTGGCCTAAATCTCGTTCCTTTGACTACCTGTACAGTGATGGGGAGATTTTACTGCAGAACTTCCCTGTCCAGGCAACCATCAACCTCTATGAGGACTCAGCCAGCGAGGAGGAAGACGACGAGGAAGAGGAAGGcaaagagcaggaggaggaggaagcagatgaAAAAGGGCCAAAAGGGTGTGTGAAGGCACCAGGGCCAGCAGTGCACAGggcctcagcccctcctccctccctgctcctgaCCTGTCCCAACTGA
- the RIPPLY1 gene encoding protein ripply1 isoform X2 — protein sequence MDPAACAPAPALAPASAPALARRPLALPGLGNPSPLLSSGQEVDRSERGACLWRPWLSSTNDLPRQAAGGATGAEVTKVDSEFHHPVRLFWPKSRSFDYLYSDGEILLQNFPVQATINLYEDSASEEEDDEEEEGKEQEEEEADEKGPKGCVKAPGPAVHRASAPPPSLLLTCPN from the exons ATGGACCCTGCTGCTTGCGCCCCAGCCCCGGCCCTGGCCCCGGCCTCAGCTCCAGCCCTAGCACGACGCCCCCTGGCGCTCCCTGGCCTGGGAAACCCATCGCCCCTTCTCTCCTCTGGACAAGAGGTAGACAGAAGTGAACG AGGAGCTTGTCTTTGGAGACCCTGGCTGTCCTCTACAAATGACCTCCCAAGGCAG GCTGCCGGTGGGGCAACAGGTGCCGAGGTCACCAAGGTTGACTCTGAGTTCCATCACCCTGTCAG GCTCTTCTGGCCTAAATCTCGTTCCTTTGACTACCTGTACAGTGATGGGGAGATTTTACTGCAGAACTTCCCTGTCCAGGCAACCATCAACCTCTATGAGGACTCAGCCAGCGAGGAGGAAGACGACGAGGAAGAGGAAGGcaaagagcaggaggaggaggaagcagatgaAAAAGGGCCAAAAGGGTGTGTGAAGGCACCAGGGCCAGCAGTGCACAGggcctcagcccctcctccctccctgctcctgaCCTGTCCCAACTGA
- the RIPPLY1 gene encoding protein ripply1 isoform X3, with protein sequence MDPAACAPAPALAPASAPALARRPLALPGLGNPSPLLSSGQEVDRSERGACLWRPWLSSTNDLPRQVRKPVDLAAGGATGAEVTKVDSEFHHPVRLFWPKSRSFDYLYSDGEILLQNFPVQATINLYEDSASEEEDDEEEEGKEQEEEEADEKGPKGRSTLLLNSMQKANIPTK encoded by the exons ATGGACCCTGCTGCTTGCGCCCCAGCCCCGGCCCTGGCCCCGGCCTCAGCTCCAGCCCTAGCACGACGCCCCCTGGCGCTCCCTGGCCTGGGAAACCCATCGCCCCTTCTCTCCTCTGGACAAGAGGTAGACAGAAGTGAACG AGGAGCTTGTCTTTGGAGACCCTGGCTGTCCTCTACAAATGACCTCCCAAGGCAGGTGAGGAAACCTGTGGATTTG GCTGCCGGTGGGGCAACAGGTGCCGAGGTCACCAAGGTTGACTCTGAGTTCCATCACCCTGTCAG GCTCTTCTGGCCTAAATCTCGTTCCTTTGACTACCTGTACAGTGATGGGGAGATTTTACTGCAGAACTTCCCTGTCCAGGCAACCATCAACCTCTATGAGGACTCAGCCAGCGAGGAGGAAGACGACGAGGAAGAGGAAGGcaaagagcaggaggaggaggaagcagatgaAAAAGGGCCAAAAGG CAGGAGCACCCTTCTTTTGAATTCAATGCAGAAAGCCAACATACCAACCAAATAA
- the RIPPLY1 gene encoding protein ripply1 isoform X4, whose product MDPAACAPAPALAPASAPALARRPLALPGLGNPSPLLSSGQEVDRSERGACLWRPWLSSTNDLPRQVRKPVDLAAGGATGAEVTKVDSEFHHPVSDGEILLQNFPVQATINLYEDSASEEEDDEEEEGKEQEEEEADEKGPKGCVKAPGPAVHRASAPPPSLLLTCPN is encoded by the exons ATGGACCCTGCTGCTTGCGCCCCAGCCCCGGCCCTGGCCCCGGCCTCAGCTCCAGCCCTAGCACGACGCCCCCTGGCGCTCCCTGGCCTGGGAAACCCATCGCCCCTTCTCTCCTCTGGACAAGAGGTAGACAGAAGTGAACG AGGAGCTTGTCTTTGGAGACCCTGGCTGTCCTCTACAAATGACCTCCCAAGGCAGGTGAGGAAACCTGTGGATTTG GCTGCCGGTGGGGCAACAGGTGCCGAGGTCACCAAGGTTGACTCTGAGTTCCATCACCCTGTCAG TGATGGGGAGATTTTACTGCAGAACTTCCCTGTCCAGGCAACCATCAACCTCTATGAGGACTCAGCCAGCGAGGAGGAAGACGACGAGGAAGAGGAAGGcaaagagcaggaggaggaggaagcagatgaAAAAGGGCCAAAAGGGTGTGTGAAGGCACCAGGGCCAGCAGTGCACAGggcctcagcccctcctccctccctgctcctgaCCTGTCCCAACTGA